One stretch of Cohnella algarum DNA includes these proteins:
- a CDS encoding sugar phosphate nucleotidyltransferase: protein MKLVLLSGGSGKRLWPLSSDSRSKQFLKVLGGADEPKISMIQRVWGQLKNVGLADSTFIATSKSQVEMIHSQLDSEVPLIVEPERRDTFPAVALAAAYLHSVQKAGPDETVIVLPVDPYVDEAYFERLKLLDEALNRSEAELALMGVKPTFPSEKYGYIVPDESGDERAIPDLRSQENVSVRSELRFGDSRPAAGSPTGVSTVRPHAPYASVSRFQEKPSQAKAAELIAEGALWNCGVFAFKLGKLMDILREKEMPLDFAELARHYKRLPKISFDYEVVEKSSRIVVVPYEGEWKDLGTWNTLTEELSEHLTGKGKIDAQSANTHVVNELDIPIVALGLRNVVVAASPDGILVSDKDASPRIKDVVDFVRRPMYEERRWGWYKILDYAVTDDEYEVLTKRVGIAAGKNLSYHYHGKRNEVWTIIKGTGDFALEGKIRRVAAGDVLHIPVGARHGIRAIADLEFIEVQNGSEIIDEDIVRLHTDWDEILKRYVK, encoded by the coding sequence ATGAAGCTCGTACTCCTCTCGGGAGGCTCCGGCAAGAGGCTGTGGCCGCTTTCGAGCGACTCGCGGTCCAAGCAGTTTTTGAAGGTGCTGGGCGGCGCGGACGAACCGAAGATTTCCATGATTCAGCGGGTATGGGGGCAGTTGAAAAACGTCGGGCTGGCGGACTCCACGTTTATCGCGACGAGCAAGTCCCAGGTCGAGATGATTCACAGCCAGCTGGACTCGGAGGTGCCGCTCATCGTGGAGCCGGAGCGAAGGGATACGTTTCCCGCCGTCGCGCTCGCGGCCGCTTACCTGCATTCGGTGCAAAAAGCCGGACCCGACGAAACTGTTATCGTGCTACCGGTAGATCCGTACGTGGACGAGGCTTATTTTGAACGGTTGAAGCTGCTGGACGAGGCGCTGAACCGTTCGGAGGCGGAGCTTGCGCTGATGGGCGTCAAGCCGACGTTCCCATCGGAGAAGTACGGCTACATCGTCCCGGACGAATCCGGCGACGAGCGCGCGATCCCGGACCTTCGTTCGCAAGAGAATGTCTCTGTCCGATCGGAGTTGAGGTTCGGCGATTCCCGGCCGGCTGCCGGCAGTCCGACCGGCGTTAGCACGGTTCGGCCGCACGCCCCCTACGCCTCCGTCAGCCGCTTCCAGGAGAAGCCGAGCCAGGCGAAGGCGGCCGAGCTGATCGCGGAAGGCGCGCTGTGGAACTGCGGCGTGTTCGCGTTCAAGCTGGGCAAGCTGATGGACATTTTGCGCGAGAAGGAAATGCCGCTCGATTTTGCCGAGCTTGCCCGTCACTACAAGCGGCTGCCGAAAATCAGCTTCGACTACGAGGTGGTCGAGAAGAGCAGCCGGATCGTCGTCGTGCCGTACGAAGGGGAATGGAAGGACCTCGGCACGTGGAACACGCTGACGGAGGAGCTGTCCGAGCATTTGACCGGCAAGGGGAAAATCGACGCGCAGAGCGCCAATACCCATGTCGTGAACGAGCTGGACATTCCGATCGTCGCGCTCGGCCTCCGCAACGTCGTCGTGGCCGCCAGCCCGGACGGCATTCTCGTCTCGGACAAAGACGCGAGCCCGCGCATCAAGGACGTCGTCGATTTCGTCCGGCGTCCGATGTACGAGGAGCGGCGATGGGGCTGGTACAAAATTTTGGACTATGCGGTGACGGACGACGAGTACGAGGTGCTGACGAAGCGGGTCGGCATCGCGGCGGGGAAAAATTTGAGCTACCACTACCACGGCAAGCGCAACGAGGTGTGGACGATCATCAAAGGGACGGGCGATTTTGCCCTGGAAGGCAAGATCCGGCGGGTCGCGGCCGGCGACGTGCTGCACATTCCGGTCGGCGCCAGGCACGGGATCCGGGCGATCGCCGATCTGGAGTTCATCGAGGTACAGAACGGAAGCGAGATTATCGACGAGGACATCGTCCGGCTTCATACCGATTGGGACGAAATCTTGAAGCGCTATGTAAAGTAA